In the Danio rerio strain Tuebingen ecotype United States chromosome 8, GRCz12tu, whole genome shotgun sequence genome, one interval contains:
- the prdm2a gene encoding PR domain zinc finger protein 2, giving the protein MWRSYNSVEEKKHTMPTEVFLQDAHHSDEAALHSISEQENCETERGIEGGTDEKMDCKDKQNTQLFQSTSQPVSPNLANENQACQPSLTEHASMITQKYRTDLPLNVIKADLDPGSKPQGEIACPRCERRFTSSQDLDRHIQTHALSTYHTQRFKCSRCRRTFSTLFSRRRHEKRHENGNKKIDSHINTACTANQNIPGRGEPLKTSLNPEPKKCINAADAEQKNDKNSDIKASHICKYCKKAFRTYISQRRHQCRIHERQLLPRGEFKKVTVTQESEVQQLVETAQDSQTATPEHTDIQEREYMVDISSNISENLSFYIDGKIVSTSAVSNCEVIEMNSGGSAVIGLNAVIISPAQITQALKLETSTSSFTSDPSEQPSTRRRTSTPPLLPQIKTELESESILSTSSSSLSTLTLASTSGAPLVTAHLPQSIETVAFSKEKTVYLSPKLKQLLQNQDGSKSTFALIADGHKMSPPLSLTVLPATTTAAKFKRRTTSPPSSPQQTHDLSVEDQDQDSTKAKIPKMESYGLNLLSDEETEPLNSPMDSSNEAQMQQQILPMDCSLLRTGGSSCNQQPLDLSNSVGKKEGNEEFVESILDLSISGKNLDYDSAGIYLSQSTLRKSKPNSSMLKKVLMNEYGGVDIPSVEDPAGAGVFSVNDITNISVVAVSDADLLNPEKLLFELALPPASINSTPPLLTPINIHPGPQVPPTQSSPSSSPTFVSFLSNPTVEPSKDIQTLHSTILVPDSVPPTGSDEGCIDNSVHLSQGDLNMTIPDWVSSATGALETLIPATHSLSLQSPQWVTDPCELAQRTLVVDSVLASDSQIFSPSLPVNQSNVTSLAFPPNTVIIEYTVALQSTENILPVLQANSVQNLSDKIPVDALKEDHYVSSEPQPLSPETNLLPETSTQLAPAEQTLSFTNDTPTLSALTSVLKGESNKEGQEDFEPSDCSKQVNKVKEELPSMQPFCKNFTCNVCEKPFQSMKILSQHISEHSKEWPYKCEFCVQLFESDTSLLEHRSSYHGIGKIYVCKTCSKEFAFLCNLEQHQRDLHPGQECLHSDVIHGKLRPENHNSPKTETSDPGIPIAELKQESENSTSKVEENELDNTSEELFTTIKSMASGGVKPKGIDVRLGINQHYPSFKPPPFPYHNRTLTETTSASATNFTTHNIPQTFSTAIRCTKCGKSFDNMPELHKHILACANASDKKRYTPKKNPIPLQQFAKCQHGVLSPAKYVNSRHNLYQKFGQLKKLNFHESPVKIKMSILNKKKSQLVQRGRPAGGRKAFAQGDLNVFACPHCSREFTYNASLKKHVAFSCPMRPANRNSKKRTLSIVSTQENNGNLQRQIANMSSKPHGSTHGPKTITKSQIIKQNEAVVTTQDFRLKRSTILSTSVVEPSKKRKPILSSGFAPQLASNTIELSPEAQVNSQEPGVGVHILRRKMELRVGDVKPRREDHMSQRLRERVGGPVTRSVQQATTTTTVLKQPDSHNIMRPVILEVKK; this is encoded by the exons atgtggagatCATATAACA GTGTGGAAGAAAAGAAACATACTATGCCAACAGAGGTTTTCCTTCAAGATGCTCATCACTCTGATGAAGCTGCACTTCATAGCATCTCAGAGCAAGAAAATTGTGAGACAGAAAGAGGAATAGAGGGAGGAACTGATGAGAAGATGGATTGCAAAGACAAACAGAACACCCAATTGTTCCAGAGCACAAGCCAGCCTGTGTCCCCAAATCTAGCTAATGAAAATCAAGCTTGTCAGCCAAGTCTGACTGAGCATGCAAGCATGATTACACAGAAATATAGGACTGatttgcctttaaatgtcattaaggCTGACCTTGACCCTGGTAGTAAACCCCAGGGGGAAATAGCCTGTCCTCGCTGTGAGAGAAGGTTTACGAGTAGTCAAGACCTTGACCGCCAcatacaaacacatgctctttcaACATACCACACACAGCGGTTTAAATGCAGTCGATGCAGAAGGACCTTCAGTACATTGTTTAGTCGTCGACGACATGAGAAAAGAcatgaaaatggaaataaaaagatAGATTCTCACATAAATACAGCTTGCACTGCTAATCAGAATATCCCTGGCAGAGGTGAGCCTTTGAAAACATCACTAAACCCAGAGCCAAagaaatgcattaatgcagctgATGCTGAACAAAAGAATGATAAAAACAGTGATATAAAAGCCTCACACATCTGCAAGTACTGCAAAAAGGCATTTAGGACTTATATTAGTCAAAGAAGACATCAGTGCAGGATCCATGAGCGCCAGCTTCTTCCTAGAGGAGAATTTAAGAAAGTTACAGTAACTCAAGAATCTGAAGTACAGCAGCTTGTTGAGACAGCACAGGATTCCCAGACTGCTACCCCTGAACATACAGATATTCAGGAAAGGGAGTACATGGTTGACATCTCCAGTAATATCTCTGAAAACCTCAGCTTCTACATAGATGGTAAAATTGTCTCAACAAGCGCTGTAAGTAACTGCGAGGTGATAGAGATGAACTCTGGGGGCTCTGCTGTCATTGGATTGAATGCTGTTATAATCAGTCCAGCTCAAATAACACAAGCTCTTAAATTAGAAACTAGTACCAGCAGTTTTACCAGTGACCCTTCTGAACAGCCCTCAACCAGGCGTAGGACGTCAACTCCACCTTTACTCccacaaataaaaacagaattagaGTCTGAATCCATCCTGAGCACCTCATCGTCTTCCTTGTCAACTTTAACTCTGGCTTCTACATCTGGAGCTCCACTAGTCACTGCTCATTTACCTCAGTCCATTGAGACAGTTGCCTTTTCCAAAGAAAAAACTGTTTATCTGTCACCCAAACTCAAGCAGCTACTTCAAAACCAAGATGGAAGTAAATCAACATTTGCACTGATTGCTGATGGCCACAAAATGAGTCCACCCTTATCTCTGACTGTTTtaccagcaacaacaacagctgCTAAATTTAAGAGGAGGACAACTTCCCCTCCAAGCTCACCTCAGCAAACCCATGATCTGAGTGTAGAAGATCAGGATCAGGATTCTACAAAAGCAAAGATCCCAAAAATGGAGAGCTATGGGTTAAACCTCTTGAGCGATGAAGAAACAGAGCCTTTGAATTCACCCATGGATAGCTCAAATGAAGCTCAAATGCAGCAACAGATCTTGCCAATGGACTGCTCATTATTAAGAACTGGTGGAAGCTCCTGTAATCAACAACCACTAGACCTCTCTAACTCTGTGGGTAAGAAAGAAGGAAATGAAGAATTTGTGGAGTCCATTCTGGACTTGAGTATAAGTGGAAAGAATTTAGACTATGACTCAGCAGGCATCTACCTTTCTCAGTCTACTTTGAGGAAGAGTAAACCTAACTCTAGCATGCTTAAAAAGGTGCTTATGAATGAGTATGGTGGGGTAGATATCCCTTCTGTTGAGGATCCAGCTGGTGCTGGAGTCTTCAGTGTTAATGACATaacaaacatttctgttgtggCAGTGTCTGATGCAGATCTACTAAACCCTGAAAAGCTTTTGTTTGAGTTGGCTCTTCCTCCTGCCTCCATCAATTCGACCCCTCCATTGCTCACTCCTATCAATATTCATCCAGGGCCCCAAGTCCCTCCGACTCAGTCTTCACCTTCTTCATCCCCAACCTTTGTATCCTTCCTTTCAAATCCAACAGTGGAACCCAGTAAGGACATTCAAACTCTTCATTCTACCATCTTGGTACCTGATAGTGTACCACCCACAGGGTCTGACGAAGGCTGCATTGATAATTCTGTACATCTCTCACAGGGTGATCTGAATATGACAATCCCTGACTGGGTATCCTCTGCAACTGGTGCTCTGGAAACTCTAATACCTGCAACCCATTCTCTGAGCTTACAAAGTCCTCAATGGGTCACTGATCCTTGTGAACTAGCTCAAAGAACATTAGTTGTAGACTCTGTTTTGGCTTCTGATTCCCAGATATTTTCTCCATCTTTGCCTGTAAACCAGTCCAACGTCACATCTTTGGCCTTTCCCCCAAACACTGTTATCATTGAGTATACAGTTGCATTACAATCTACAGAAAATATTCTCCCAGTTCTCCAAGCTAATTCTGTTCAGAATCTTTCAGATAAAATTCCTGTTGATGCATTAAAAGAAGACCATTATGTCTCATCTGAGCCACAACCTCTTAGTCCAGAAACCAACCTATTGCCAGAAACTTCCACACAGCTGGCACCCGCAGAACAGACATTAAGCTTTACAAATGATACACCAACCCTTTCTGCTTTAACCAGTGTTTTGAAAGGAGAAAGCAACAAGGAAGGACAGGAAGATTTTGAGCCCTCTGATTGTTCTAAGCAAGTAAACAAAGTCAAAGAGGAATTACCTTCCATGCAACCTTTTTGCAAGAACTTTACATGCAATGTTTGTGAAAAGCCTTTCCAGTCAATGAAGATTCTCAGTCAGCACATCAGCGAACACTCTAAGGAGTGGCCctataaatgtgaattttgtgtgCAGTTGTTTGAGAGCGACACAAGCTTGCTGGAGCACCGTTCCAGTTATCACGGCATTGGTAAAATTTATGTCTGTAAAACATGTTCTAAGGAATTTGCATTCCTTTGCAATTTGGAACAGCACCAGCGCGATCTCCATCCGGGTCAAGAATGCTTGCATTCTGATGTAATACATGGTAAGTTAAGACCTGAAAACCATAACAGTCCTAAAACTGAGACATCTGATCCAGGCATCCCAATTGCAGAACTTAAGCAAGAATCTGAAAACTCAACCTCAAAAGTGGAGGAGAATGAACTGGACAATACCTCTGAAGAGCTGTTCACAACGATTAAAAGCATGGCATCTGGAGGTGTTAAACCAAAAGGCATAGATGTACGCTTGGGCATTAACCAACACTACCCAAGCTTTAAACCTCCTCCATTTCCATATCACAATAGGACACTTACTGAGACAACATCTGCATCAGCCACCAACTTTACCACCCACAACATCCCTCAGACCTTCAGCACGGCCATTCGTTGCACTAAGTGTGGTAAGAGCTTTGACAACATGCCTGAACTGCACAAGCACATCTTAGCCTGTGCTAATGCAAGCGACAAAAAGCGATACACTCCTAAAAAGAACCCTATACCACTCCAGCAGTTTGCAAAATGCCAACATGGTGTTTTATCACCTGCAAAGTATGTTAACAGTAGGCATAATCTCTATCAAAAATTTGGACAGTTGAAAAAACTGAACTTTCACGAATCACCCGTTAAGATAAAAATGAGTATCTTGAATAAGAAGAAGTCTCAGCTGGTGCAAAGGGGTAGGCCTGCTGGAGGGAGAAAGGCCTTTGCTCAGGGTGACCTGAATGTTTTTGCATGCCCTCATTGCAGCAGAGAGTTCACATACAACGCTAGCTTAAAGAAACATGTAGCGTTTAGCTGCCCCATGAGGCCGGCCAATAGAAACTCGAAGAAGAGAACATTGAGTATCGTTTCAACCCAGGAGAACAATGGGAACCTTCAGAGACAAATTGCAAATATGAGCTCAAAACCACATGGGTCAACCCATGGGCCAAAAACTATAACAAAAAGTCAGATCATTAAGCAAAATGAAGCAGTTGTTACCACTCAGGATTTTAGGCTCAAAAGGTCTACCATTCTGTCAACATCTGTGGTTGAACCCAGTAAAAAACGCAAGCCTATTTTAAGCAGTGGGTTTGCACCGCAGTTGGCTTCAAATACAATAGAACTCTCCCCTGAAGCTCAGGTTAACTCTCAGGAGCCAGGTGTTGGTGTACATATCTTACGTAGAAAAATGGAGCTGAGAGTTGGTGATGTAAAGCCCAGAAGAGAGGACCATATGTCTCAGAGGCTGAGAGAGAGAGTTGGAGGACCTGTTACTCGCAGCGTCCAGCAAGCCACCACCACAACAACAGTCCTGAAACAGCCAGACAGTCACAACATCATGCGTCCCGTCATTCTAGAAGTCAAGAAATGA